A part of Macrobrachium nipponense isolate FS-2020 chromosome 26, ASM1510439v2, whole genome shotgun sequence genomic DNA contains:
- the LOC135200107 gene encoding E3 ubiquitin-protein ligase TRIM13-like isoform X1: MESNPLECDVCSNVFSDDHCPRILPCSHTFCGRCIDGLCSSQQKTCPLCRRNFKARAAKDLTINRGLLDAANRFSSMHNRQKAAVREPNKSFLDFTKDFREKAKKGIADCQVTKDRGLGAIENLTGRINSASENKKEIDALIEIIQKLKFSNENTLSGTEKDIELLRNRVDAMLQLEEKIQVSDDKLEALTDFTSAGPIIDEAEEALKDIQEKAKDIQEILQKNERERASIQKENRNAKKRLRNIAEKIEQRIIEEDSLIDITVTDLRSPSGPLSGSLHREVVAVKTFKGKQRVALIKLKKQLVLSNFEEGDIPPKSYVIKVESLMHTPSRRAFLDLGVDGTVLGRIIIRVIDEGNLARNFLHMCAGDMGPSYANSRVLSVYFKNEEGENVSMGSYKINGRNSKAAVLPDVDWESEKRMEIYEKTSMKVGELRGWFNNAMASCFYIVTRDYSAEKYGNRFGIVEEGLDILRDAISQHPDVTKIMITDCGLIFSL; encoded by the exons GAGTCCAATCCCCTGGAATGTGATGTTTGCAGTAATGTGTTCAGCGACGATCATTGCCCAAGAATTCTTCCGTGTTCACATACGTTTTGTGGCCGGTGCATCGACGGGCTTTGCTCAAGCCAACAGAAAACGTGCCCCCTGTGCAGAAGGAACTTCAAAGCCAGAGCAGCCAAAGACCTGACGATTAACAGAGGCCTCCTCGATGCCGCAAACCGGTTTTCTTCCATGCATAATCGACAGAAGGCTGCTGTCCGAGAACCAAATAAATCCTTTTTAGACTTTACCAAGGATTTCAGGGAGAAAGCTAAGAAAGGCATCGCTGACTGTCAGGTTACAAAAGATCGGGGTTTGGGTGCCATTGAAAACCTCACTGGGAGGATAAATAGCGcctcagaaaacaaaaaagaaattgatGCTCTCATTGAAATTATCCAAAAGCtgaaattttcaaatgaaaatactCTGAGTGGTACTGAGAAAGATATTGAATTGCTGAGGAATAGGGTGGATGCTATGCTACAACTAGAAGAAAAGATCCAAGTCTCAGATGATAAGCTAGAAGCGTTAACAGACTTTACATCTGCTGGTCCCATCATAGATGAGGCAGAGGAGGCCCTTAAGGACATTCAAGAAAAGGCAAAGGATATACAAGAGATTCTCCAGAAGAACGAAAGAGAACGAGCTAGTATTCAGAAG GAAAATCGTAACGCGAAAAAAAGGCTGAGGAATATTGCGGAGAAAATAGAACAAAGGATAATCGAAGAGGATTCTCTAATAGACATCACG GTGACTGACCTCCGAAGTCCCAGCGGGCCCTTGAGCGGGAGTCTTCACAGAGAGGTCGTTGCTGTTAAGACGTTCAAAGGGAAGCAGAGGGTGGCTCTAATCAAGCTTAAAAAACAGCTCGTTCTAAGTAATTTTGAGGAAGGTGATATACCACCGAAAAGCTATGTCATAAAG GTTGAATCCCTCATGCACACACCCTCCCGAAGAGCGTTCTTGGATTTGGGCGTTGACGGAACAGTCCTAGGAAGGATAATAATTAGGGTCATAGATGAGGGCAATCTCGCCCGTAATTTCCTCCACATGTGTGCGGGAGATATGGGTCCTTCTTACGCCAACTCTCGGGTCTTAAGTGTGTATTTTAAGAATGAGGAAGGTGAAAACGTTAGTATGGGAAGTTATAAAATTAACGGAAGAAATTCAAAGGCGGCAGTCTTGCCAGATGTGGACTGGGAGAGTGAGAAGAGGATGGAGATCTACGAAAAAACATCGATGAAGGTTGGAGAATTGAGGGGCTGGTTCAACAATGCAATGGCTTCGTGCTTTTATATTGTCACCAGAGATTACTCCGCtgaaaaatatggaaatcgcTTCGGGATTGTGGAGGAGGGTCTTGATATTCTGAGAGACGCCATCTCGCAGCATCCAGATGTCACCAAAATAATGATCACTGACTGCGGGCTGATTTTTAGTCTTTAA
- the LOC135200107 gene encoding uncharacterized protein LOC135200107 isoform X2, with product MHNRQKAAVREPNKSFLDFTKDFREKAKKGIADCQVTKDRGLGAIENLTGRINSASENKKEIDALIEIIQKLKFSNENTLSGTEKDIELLRNRVDAMLQLEEKIQVSDDKLEALTDFTSAGPIIDEAEEALKDIQEKAKDIQEILQKNERERASIQKENRNAKKRLRNIAEKIEQRIIEEDSLIDITVTDLRSPSGPLSGSLHREVVAVKTFKGKQRVALIKLKKQLVLSNFEEGDIPPKSYVIKVESLMHTPSRRAFLDLGVDGTVLGRIIIRVIDEGNLARNFLHMCAGDMGPSYANSRVLSVYFKNEEGENVSMGSYKINGRNSKAAVLPDVDWESEKRMEIYEKTSMKVGELRGWFNNAMASCFYIVTRDYSAEKYGNRFGIVEEGLDILRDAISQHPDVTKIMITDCGLIFSL from the exons ATGCATAATCGACAGAAGGCTGCTGTCCGAGAACCAAATAAATCCTTTTTAGACTTTACCAAGGATTTCAGGGAGAAAGCTAAGAAAGGCATCGCTGACTGTCAGGTTACAAAAGATCGGGGTTTGGGTGCCATTGAAAACCTCACTGGGAGGATAAATAGCGcctcagaaaacaaaaaagaaattgatGCTCTCATTGAAATTATCCAAAAGCtgaaattttcaaatgaaaatactCTGAGTGGTACTGAGAAAGATATTGAATTGCTGAGGAATAGGGTGGATGCTATGCTACAACTAGAAGAAAAGATCCAAGTCTCAGATGATAAGCTAGAAGCGTTAACAGACTTTACATCTGCTGGTCCCATCATAGATGAGGCAGAGGAGGCCCTTAAGGACATTCAAGAAAAGGCAAAGGATATACAAGAGATTCTCCAGAAGAACGAAAGAGAACGAGCTAGTATTCAGAAG GAAAATCGTAACGCGAAAAAAAGGCTGAGGAATATTGCGGAGAAAATAGAACAAAGGATAATCGAAGAGGATTCTCTAATAGACATCACG GTGACTGACCTCCGAAGTCCCAGCGGGCCCTTGAGCGGGAGTCTTCACAGAGAGGTCGTTGCTGTTAAGACGTTCAAAGGGAAGCAGAGGGTGGCTCTAATCAAGCTTAAAAAACAGCTCGTTCTAAGTAATTTTGAGGAAGGTGATATACCACCGAAAAGCTATGTCATAAAG GTTGAATCCCTCATGCACACACCCTCCCGAAGAGCGTTCTTGGATTTGGGCGTTGACGGAACAGTCCTAGGAAGGATAATAATTAGGGTCATAGATGAGGGCAATCTCGCCCGTAATTTCCTCCACATGTGTGCGGGAGATATGGGTCCTTCTTACGCCAACTCTCGGGTCTTAAGTGTGTATTTTAAGAATGAGGAAGGTGAAAACGTTAGTATGGGAAGTTATAAAATTAACGGAAGAAATTCAAAGGCGGCAGTCTTGCCAGATGTGGACTGGGAGAGTGAGAAGAGGATGGAGATCTACGAAAAAACATCGATGAAGGTTGGAGAATTGAGGGGCTGGTTCAACAATGCAATGGCTTCGTGCTTTTATATTGTCACCAGAGATTACTCCGCtgaaaaatatggaaatcgcTTCGGGATTGTGGAGGAGGGTCTTGATATTCTGAGAGACGCCATCTCGCAGCATCCAGATGTCACCAAAATAATGATCACTGACTGCGGGCTGATTTTTAGTCTTTAA